A genome region from Leptospira langatensis includes the following:
- a CDS encoding OmpA/MotB family protein, translating into MKSRVRPLLLISSTLILLSNCVTKSSYDALQAEYDRKAKDLAAMEKDKLALMRSMDDMKRIQEETNRRVEEYRNLLSSFKSMIDSGKLKIKIVDGRMVVVLSSDILFPPGLANLSPKGTDAIKEVTGILASLPGRRFQVEGHTDDVPTGIKGYSNWELASARALTVLHTMVKSGMPEERISAASMGASRPSVPNTTPENKAANRRIEIVIVPDLSNLPGIEELRKMSE; encoded by the coding sequence ATGAAATCTCGAGTACGTCCTCTTCTTCTCATCTCATCTACTTTGATCCTGCTCTCAAATTGCGTTACTAAGTCCAGCTATGACGCCTTACAGGCGGAATACGATCGAAAGGCCAAAGACTTGGCCGCCATGGAAAAAGACAAACTCGCTTTGATGAGATCCATGGACGACATGAAACGCATCCAGGAAGAAACGAACAGAAGAGTGGAAGAGTATAGAAACCTTCTCTCCAGTTTCAAGAGCATGATTGATTCTGGCAAACTGAAGATCAAGATCGTAGATGGAAGAATGGTCGTTGTACTTTCTTCCGATATTTTATTTCCTCCGGGACTTGCGAATCTTTCTCCTAAAGGCACAGACGCTATTAAGGAAGTCACAGGAATTCTCGCCTCTCTTCCGGGTAGAAGGTTCCAGGTAGAAGGTCATACGGACGATGTTCCTACTGGAATAAAAGGTTATTCGAATTGGGAACTCGCATCCGCTCGTGCCTTGACCGTTCTTCATACCATGGTGAAATCCGGAATGCCGGAAGAAAGGATTAGCGCCGCTTCCATGGGAGCTTCTAGACCTTCCGTTCCGAACACTACTCCCGAGAACAAGGCTGCAAATCGAAGGATTGAGATCGTGATCGTTCCGGATCTATCCAATCTTCCGGGAATAGAAGAGTTGAGAAAAATGAGCGAATGA
- a CDS encoding zinc-dependent alcohol dehydrogenase family protein: protein MKAILLPSFGKENLALTDLPDPGKPGPGEVLVRFRAASLNFRDYLVVQGKYNPKFPVPMVPCSDGSGEIVEVGEGVTEFRTGDKINATFAPYWLNGHANKKELRTTLGGPLDGTLRQYAILPATGVVPMPSHLSFEEAATLPCAGLTAWSSFFVENRLQKGESVVVQGTGGVSLFALQFAKKVGATVYLTSSSDEKLERGKDLGADHLINYRNVIEWGEKVRELTGGDGVDHVVEVGGAGTLEQSIKAVKLFGTIHLIGILAGAIKDLNLLPIVMNQIKVQGIVVGHREGFLAMNKAIETWGLKPVVDKIYELSEFREALEYLKDGKHFGKIVIRIP from the coding sequence ATGAAAGCTATCCTTCTTCCTTCCTTCGGAAAAGAAAATCTCGCACTTACGGATTTACCCGATCCTGGAAAACCGGGACCAGGAGAAGTACTCGTTCGATTTCGTGCGGCCTCTTTGAACTTTCGGGACTACTTAGTGGTACAAGGAAAGTACAATCCGAAATTCCCTGTGCCCATGGTACCTTGCAGCGACGGCTCCGGAGAGATCGTCGAAGTAGGCGAAGGAGTTACGGAATTCCGTACGGGAGATAAGATCAACGCAACCTTCGCTCCATATTGGTTGAACGGTCACGCAAACAAGAAGGAACTCAGGACCACATTGGGCGGCCCGTTGGATGGAACTCTTAGACAATATGCCATCCTTCCAGCTACCGGTGTGGTGCCCATGCCTTCTCATTTAAGTTTTGAAGAGGCGGCTACCCTTCCCTGCGCCGGACTCACTGCTTGGTCTTCCTTCTTCGTAGAGAACCGATTGCAAAAGGGAGAATCCGTAGTGGTGCAAGGAACCGGAGGAGTCTCCTTGTTCGCTTTGCAATTTGCGAAGAAGGTAGGGGCCACAGTGTATCTAACCTCTTCTTCCGATGAAAAACTAGAAAGAGGAAAGGATCTAGGCGCAGACCATCTCATTAATTATAGAAACGTAATAGAATGGGGAGAGAAGGTCCGAGAACTTACAGGCGGAGACGGAGTCGATCATGTTGTAGAAGTGGGAGGAGCGGGAACCTTGGAGCAATCCATTAAGGCGGTCAAACTCTTCGGGACCATTCATCTGATCGGTATCCTGGCAGGAGCCATCAAGGACCTGAACCTTTTGCCGATCGTCATGAACCAGATCAAAGTCCAAGGAATTGTAGTAGGTCATAGAGAAGGTTTCCTTGCTATGAACAAAGCGATCGAGACCTGGGGACTAAAGCCTGTCGTAGACAAGATCTACGAGCTTTCCGAATTCAGAGAGGCCTTGGAGTATCTCAAGGACGGAAAACATTTCGGAAAGATCGTAATTCGCATTCCTTAA
- a CDS encoding N-acyl-D-amino-acid deacylase family protein, with protein MKYDVLIRNGRIFDGEGGRSFIGDVAVLDGKIAEISASISGDANKVYDAKGLWVTPGFIDFHTHYDAEVEASPGLKESVMHGVTTVTMGSCSLSLCIGSAEDLADMFSRVEAIPREQVLPLLQKKKDWNSMKEYADHINSLPLGPNVSTFLGHSAIRAFSMGLERSLSHSVKPTEQEMRQMEKLLQEAIDCGYLGLSINTLTWDKMDGTRFRSKPLPSTFANWSEINRLNRIVRKENRIFQGVPNVSTKYNVLLFFKESIGVFQKKLKTTIISLMDPRSNRGIYKLVAILTRIVNTILRGDVRLQAVPAVFDLYADGVDVVVFEEFGAGTAAIHLADLAERRKLLLDSGYRKWFRRQWTNWFLPRVFHRDFNQSKIVECRDQKLVGRSFSELAKERKQHVVETFLDLCAEFGNDIRWYTVIGNDRKGPLKYIVSHPDVLIGFSDAGAHLRGMAHYNFPLRFLKLVRDAELEGKPFLSAEKAVWRVTGEIADWFGLDTGKLKVGAQADIVLLDPNGLNEKVETIQETPMPEFGGMVRLVRRNEEAIRAVLINGKVAVENGIVLPQIGKESGFGRFMAYKEKDYLYSSRKGQKVKSTASVA; from the coding sequence ATGAAATATGACGTGCTCATTCGCAACGGAAGGATATTCGACGGAGAAGGGGGCCGCTCTTTTATCGGAGATGTCGCGGTACTTGACGGCAAGATCGCAGAGATCTCCGCATCCATTTCAGGGGATGCAAACAAAGTTTATGATGCCAAAGGACTTTGGGTCACTCCTGGTTTTATAGATTTTCATACTCATTACGATGCGGAGGTAGAGGCCTCTCCAGGACTGAAAGAATCTGTGATGCATGGAGTGACTACAGTTACGATGGGTAGTTGCTCTCTCAGTCTTTGTATCGGTTCCGCAGAGGATCTTGCGGACATGTTCAGTCGTGTAGAGGCGATTCCCAGAGAACAGGTGCTTCCTCTCTTACAGAAAAAGAAAGATTGGAATTCTATGAAGGAATATGCAGATCATATCAATTCTCTCCCTCTAGGGCCGAATGTTTCTACCTTTTTAGGTCACTCTGCGATCCGTGCATTTTCGATGGGATTGGAAAGATCTTTGTCTCACTCAGTAAAACCCACTGAGCAAGAGATGCGACAAATGGAAAAACTTCTGCAAGAAGCGATCGATTGCGGTTACCTGGGACTTTCGATCAATACTCTTACTTGGGACAAGATGGACGGCACTCGTTTCAGGAGTAAGCCTCTTCCTTCGACCTTTGCGAATTGGTCCGAGATCAATCGATTGAATCGGATCGTAAGGAAAGAGAATCGGATCTTTCAAGGTGTTCCGAACGTATCTACAAAATATAATGTTCTTTTATTCTTTAAGGAAAGTATAGGGGTCTTTCAGAAGAAATTAAAGACCACGATCATTTCTCTCATGGACCCAAGATCTAATCGAGGGATCTATAAGCTAGTCGCTATTCTGACTCGGATCGTGAACACGATCTTAAGAGGGGATGTGAGATTGCAGGCCGTTCCTGCCGTATTCGATCTATATGCGGACGGAGTGGATGTAGTCGTCTTTGAAGAATTCGGGGCAGGTACGGCAGCCATTCATTTGGCGGATCTTGCGGAGCGTAGAAAACTACTTTTGGATTCCGGATATAGAAAATGGTTCCGACGTCAATGGACGAATTGGTTTTTGCCCAGGGTCTTTCATAGGGATTTCAACCAATCCAAGATCGTGGAATGCCGAGACCAGAAACTGGTTGGTAGATCCTTCTCCGAATTGGCAAAAGAAAGGAAGCAGCATGTGGTCGAGACCTTCTTGGATCTATGTGCAGAGTTTGGGAATGATATCCGTTGGTACACTGTGATCGGGAACGATAGAAAAGGGCCTTTGAAATACATCGTCAGCCATCCGGATGTCCTGATCGGATTCTCGGATGCGGGCGCTCACTTGAGAGGAATGGCTCATTATAATTTCCCTCTTCGTTTCTTGAAACTGGTCCGGGATGCGGAGCTGGAAGGAAAACCTTTCCTTTCTGCAGAGAAGGCAGTATGGAGAGTTACAGGTGAGATCGCGGATTGGTTCGGTTTGGATACCGGAAAACTAAAGGTAGGCGCACAGGCAGATATCGTTCTTCTCGATCCAAACGGTTTAAACGAAAAAGTGGAAACCATCCAAGAAACTCCGATGCCGGAATTCGGAGGAATGGTCCGTTTGGTTCGCAGAAACGAAGAAGCGATCCGAGCTGTTCTGATCAATGGAAAAGTTGCTGTCGAGAATGGTATTGTTCTTCCGCAAATCGGAAAAGAATCCGGCTTCGGAAGATTCATGGCGTATAAGGAAAAGGATTATCTGTATTCTTCTCGGAAAGGACAGAAGGTAAAATCTACCGCATCGGTAGCCTAA
- a CDS encoding TetR/AcrR family transcriptional regulator: MKRKDGSPIYPTNGVFRNSRERILEGAAIAFARKGFHGTSLREISRECGLEQPSIYHHFHSKENLFRKALVATHLLILNDIRSRIIKDQGLRIEVVSVFRAISDIAREYPERAKLPFSLVYSAPENLLQEYTNHYGAQYRKLLEAAVDRNPPTKNPELKLSLLVDLLHSLILSISSVRYFEDRVRGLEERIDHILLS, from the coding sequence GTGAAAAGAAAGGATGGTAGTCCAATCTACCCCACAAACGGAGTCTTTCGAAATTCTAGAGAAAGGATTTTAGAAGGGGCAGCCATAGCTTTCGCCAGAAAGGGATTTCATGGAACCTCTCTCCGGGAAATTAGTAGAGAATGCGGCCTGGAACAACCCAGTATCTACCATCATTTCCATTCCAAAGAGAATCTTTTTAGAAAAGCGTTGGTAGCCACTCACCTGCTGATCCTAAACGATATCCGAAGTAGGATCATCAAAGACCAAGGACTTAGGATCGAAGTTGTCTCCGTCTTTCGGGCAATTTCGGACATCGCAAGGGAGTATCCGGAGAGAGCCAAGCTTCCGTTCAGTTTGGTCTATTCCGCGCCGGAAAATCTTCTCCAAGAATACACCAACCATTACGGAGCCCAGTACAGAAAGCTTTTAGAAGCGGCGGTAGACAGAAATCCTCCCACCAAAAACCCGGAACTCAAACTTTCCCTTCTAGTAGATCTATTGCACAGCCTGATCCTTTCCATCTCTTCCGTTCGATATTTCGAAGATCGGGTAAGAGGCTTGGAAGAAAGGATCGATCATATTCTTCTCTCCTAG
- a CDS encoding esterase/lipase family protein has translation MRKLGLALLLLFICGGSLFASGGGSSSKPLAGSYPIILSHGLFGWGTDSSGIISIVSYWGGMDSYLTSQGATVYAPTKTAAQSNETRGAELNTKILTYMAANGFSKVHILGHSQGGLDSRYAITNLGLSSKVSTLTTLNTPHRGSPIADIVNTVLPDWIKPFVNAILGVVVQLVYGGGNQNALGALGSLTTSGTAAFNTRTPNVASVKYFSYGSYITIPDLIQHPLMGILQPACAAGGLFNGQGATCDGLVPYSSLQWGTFKGGPDYGILTTGVDHLEASNTLNSGKPWYDVEGYFLKMAQNAKANQ, from the coding sequence ATGCGTAAATTAGGACTAGCGTTATTGCTCCTATTTATTTGTGGCGGCTCGTTGTTCGCATCAGGCGGCGGATCATCGTCCAAACCATTGGCTGGATCGTATCCAATCATCCTTTCCCACGGCCTTTTCGGTTGGGGAACTGATTCTTCCGGAATCATCAGCATCGTTAGTTATTGGGGAGGTATGGACTCATACCTTACGTCTCAAGGAGCTACCGTTTATGCTCCTACTAAGACAGCAGCCCAATCCAATGAAACCAGAGGCGCAGAGCTAAATACTAAGATCCTTACGTATATGGCTGCAAATGGCTTCAGCAAGGTTCATATCCTTGGCCACTCTCAAGGTGGATTGGACAGTCGCTACGCGATCACCAACCTGGGACTTTCTTCTAAAGTTTCCACTTTGACCACCCTAAACACTCCACACAGAGGATCCCCAATTGCAGACATCGTAAACACTGTCCTGCCTGATTGGATCAAACCTTTTGTAAATGCGATCTTAGGTGTAGTGGTCCAATTAGTATACGGCGGAGGAAACCAAAACGCTCTGGGAGCGCTCGGATCCTTGACTACCAGCGGAACTGCAGCTTTTAACACTCGCACTCCAAACGTAGCTTCCGTTAAATACTTCTCTTACGGATCTTATATCACCATTCCGGACCTGATCCAACACCCTCTCATGGGAATCCTCCAACCAGCTTGTGCTGCAGGTGGATTGTTCAACGGACAAGGAGCAACCTGCGACGGACTCGTTCCTTATTCTTCCCTTCAGTGGGGAACTTTCAAAGGCGGACCTGACTATGGTATCCTTACCACTGGTGTAGACCACTTGGAAGCTTCTAACACTTTGAACTCTGGAAAACCTTGGTACGATGTAGAAGGTTATTTCCTGAAAATGGCTCAGAACGCGAAAGCAAATCAATAA
- a CDS encoding DUF2062 domain-containing protein, with protein sequence MNFLRAIGRILHKQIILPFQESHAPIHELCLGTTIGLIWAMTPLVGVQMYLGLGTWVLLRVIGIRFYLPIAIAMIWITNAATVPFFYSLFYWIGKNILFLFNIPFQEVSFDTLLSISKQSESMDLITGFYHWSIFLLDKMGLPMFVGGFAFGIPLGIAGYPLTFKLVNSYREKKAQEEGMTLSEWESKHVRKDIGLFSAKSS encoded by the coding sequence ATGAATTTTCTTAGAGCTATTGGCAGAATTCTTCATAAACAGATCATTCTGCCCTTCCAAGAATCTCACGCCCCCATTCACGAACTTTGTTTAGGTACCACGATCGGATTGATATGGGCAATGACACCTTTAGTCGGTGTGCAGATGTATTTGGGGCTTGGAACTTGGGTCCTTCTTCGTGTGATAGGGATTCGATTCTATCTTCCGATCGCGATAGCGATGATCTGGATCACGAATGCGGCAACGGTTCCTTTCTTTTATTCCCTATTCTATTGGATCGGGAAGAATATACTTTTCTTGTTCAACATTCCTTTCCAAGAGGTCAGCTTCGATACTTTGCTTTCCATATCAAAGCAATCCGAGTCTATGGATCTCATCACAGGCTTCTATCATTGGAGTATTTTTCTTTTGGATAAGATGGGACTCCCAATGTTCGTGGGCGGTTTCGCATTCGGGATCCCGTTGGGGATTGCAGGATATCCTCTTACATTCAAATTAGTAAATTCTTATAGAGAAAAGAAAGCCCAGGAAGAGGGGATGACTCTATCCGAATGGGAATCGAAGCACGTTAGAAAGGACATCGGATTGTTCAGCGCAAAATCTAGCTGA
- a CDS encoding 2-dehydropantoate 2-reductase → MSFSPKFAILGAGSIGTYIGACLVKAGYPVVFVGRERLKQEIQLFGLGISDYNGKSFTLAPSQIRYVTDIKEAKDSNVFLVTVKSKDTKEIGKSIRSLFSPEELSKIVIVSFQNGIRNSKELASVLPELKDRNLPGMVPFNVVAKGKGQFHQGTSGELVLPSNDYGKRIHYCLRKAALPSKVHKNMDGVLWGKLLFNLNNSLNALAGVPLREELSQRTYRKILASMITEGLEILSLSGIQPASAGKMIPWLAPIILNLPDFLFFKVASSMVKIDPEARSSMWEDLHYGRKTEISYLNGEIVRLADEIGHKAPINRKIVSLIGEAESDSGKSKYDAETLSNLLGIT, encoded by the coding sequence ATGAGTTTTTCCCCTAAATTTGCGATCTTAGGTGCCGGAAGTATCGGAACATATATAGGAGCTTGCTTGGTAAAAGCAGGATATCCTGTAGTATTTGTTGGAAGAGAAAGATTAAAACAAGAGATCCAATTATTCGGTTTAGGGATCAGCGATTACAATGGAAAATCCTTTACCCTTGCCCCAAGCCAAATTCGGTATGTCACGGATATAAAGGAAGCCAAGGATTCGAACGTATTCTTGGTTACTGTCAAAAGCAAGGATACGAAAGAGATCGGAAAATCAATCCGTTCTCTTTTTTCTCCGGAAGAACTTTCTAAGATCGTAATTGTTAGTTTTCAAAATGGGATCCGAAATTCTAAAGAGCTGGCCTCCGTATTACCGGAACTAAAGGATCGAAACCTGCCTGGCATGGTCCCTTTCAATGTAGTAGCAAAGGGAAAAGGTCAATTCCACCAAGGAACAAGTGGAGAACTCGTGCTCCCTTCGAATGACTATGGGAAAAGGATCCACTATTGTCTAAGAAAGGCGGCCTTACCCTCCAAAGTGCATAAAAATATGGATGGTGTGCTTTGGGGAAAATTGCTTTTTAATTTGAATAACAGTCTGAACGCTCTGGCAGGAGTTCCCCTAAGAGAAGAACTGTCCCAAAGGACCTATAGGAAGATCTTAGCTTCTATGATCACGGAAGGATTGGAGATCCTTAGCCTTTCAGGTATCCAGCCGGCAAGCGCGGGCAAAATGATCCCATGGCTTGCACCCATTATATTAAATCTGCCCGATTTCCTTTTTTTTAAAGTAGCTTCTTCGATGGTGAAAATCGATCCGGAAGCGAGGTCCTCTATGTGGGAAGATCTACATTACGGACGTAAAACTGAGATTTCTTATTTGAATGGAGAGATAGTACGCTTAGCGGACGAGATCGGTCATAAGGCACCGATCAATCGCAAGATCGTTTCTTTGATCGGAGAAGCGGAAAGCGATTCCGGAAAATCGAAATACGATGCGGAAACGCTTTCTAATCTATTAGGAATTACTTAA
- a CDS encoding DUF2167 domain-containing protein, translating into MIRRFLVYLVVGTFLWSVPASAQKFATDEDLTKWIKSLKYETNTVPLANKDGKVIANIKVPKGYKYLNPKDSKIVLEDVWGNPPNSEPGLGILFLATDTPLDLGTYAITVDYVEEGHVDDEDSKEIKYDELLTELQDATKEESEQRKKDGYAGLELIGWASSPYYDSAAKKLHWAKEYKFDGAPVNTLNYNIRILGRNGYLLLNALGDIPILKKVENDVGKILESVEFTEGNRYADYDSKVDSLAAYGIGGLIAGGLLKKAGLLALIGGFLAKGAKIIILAVIGLFYAVKKFIFGKGKSEEPTASTPPPTDTES; encoded by the coding sequence ATGATTCGTAGATTCCTGGTCTATTTGGTTGTCGGAACCTTCTTATGGAGCGTCCCTGCATCTGCACAAAAATTTGCTACAGATGAGGATTTAACAAAATGGATTAAATCCTTAAAATATGAAACCAATACCGTTCCTCTTGCAAACAAGGACGGAAAAGTGATCGCCAATATCAAAGTACCGAAAGGGTACAAGTATCTGAATCCAAAGGATAGTAAGATCGTTTTGGAAGATGTATGGGGAAATCCGCCTAACAGCGAACCTGGATTAGGGATCTTATTTCTCGCTACCGATACGCCTTTGGATCTGGGAACATATGCGATCACTGTCGACTATGTGGAGGAAGGTCATGTGGATGACGAGGATTCCAAAGAGATCAAATACGATGAACTATTGACCGAGCTGCAGGACGCTACTAAGGAAGAGAGCGAGCAGAGAAAGAAAGACGGATATGCCGGATTGGAATTGATCGGTTGGGCTTCTTCTCCGTATTATGATTCGGCCGCTAAAAAACTACATTGGGCAAAAGAATATAAGTTCGATGGCGCTCCGGTAAATACTCTTAATTATAATATTCGGATCTTAGGTCGGAACGGTTATCTATTACTGAACGCTCTCGGGGATATTCCCATATTGAAAAAAGTAGAGAACGATGTAGGCAAGATCCTGGAAAGTGTGGAGTTCACCGAAGGAAACCGTTATGCGGACTACGACTCTAAAGTCGATAGTTTGGCTGCGTATGGGATCGGAGGGTTGATTGCCGGTGGCTTACTGAAAAAAGCAGGACTACTTGCGCTTATCGGAGGCTTTCTTGCAAAAGGCGCTAAGATCATCATCCTTGCTGTGATTGGTCTATTTTATGCTGTAAAGAAATTCATATTCGGAAAGGGAAAATCGGAAGAGCCAACCGCGTCGACTCCTCCTCCTACCGATACGGAGAGTTAA
- the ccrA gene encoding crotonyl-CoA carboxylase/reductase, whose translation MSAPEIVPIGQLPPLGVVPKKMHAQVIRPERFGDPIKSIQPEEIDVPEIAPDEVLVAVMAAGINYNNVWAGLGFPVDVIGARNKKGEPEKFHIGGSDASGIVYKVGSEVKNVKVGDEVVLHCGIWDKNDPWVKAGKDPMFAPSQLIWAYETNWGSFAQFCKVQDHQCLPKPKHLSWEEAAAYMLVGATAYRMLHHWKPNDVKPGDVVLIWGGAGGLGAMAIQIVKAAGGIPIAVVSSDDKIDFCKKLGAAGVINRNNFKHWGALTSDINKPEVFVEWTKQAREFGKAIWDIAGKGNNPKIVFEHPGETTIPTSVFVCETGGMVVICAGTTGYNATVDLRYLWMRQKRLQGSHFANDENAAGLNQLVIDKKVDPALSHTYKFEETAQAHQLMKENKHPSGNMSILVGADKLGLGKK comes from the coding sequence ATGAGCGCACCTGAAATCGTACCAATCGGCCAACTTCCTCCATTAGGAGTTGTCCCTAAAAAAATGCACGCACAGGTCATCCGACCAGAGCGTTTTGGCGACCCGATCAAATCCATCCAACCGGAAGAAATCGACGTACCTGAAATTGCCCCTGACGAAGTACTCGTTGCGGTCATGGCAGCGGGAATTAATTATAATAACGTATGGGCAGGCCTAGGCTTTCCAGTAGATGTGATCGGAGCCCGAAATAAGAAAGGTGAACCTGAAAAATTCCATATCGGTGGTTCAGACGCATCCGGGATCGTTTATAAAGTAGGTTCCGAAGTTAAGAACGTAAAAGTAGGAGACGAAGTAGTCCTACATTGCGGGATCTGGGACAAGAACGATCCTTGGGTCAAAGCAGGAAAAGATCCTATGTTTGCGCCTTCCCAATTGATTTGGGCATATGAGACGAACTGGGGTTCTTTCGCTCAGTTCTGTAAAGTGCAAGACCACCAATGCCTACCTAAACCAAAACATCTTTCTTGGGAAGAAGCTGCCGCTTACATGCTCGTGGGCGCGACCGCTTACAGAATGCTTCACCACTGGAAACCGAACGATGTAAAACCGGGTGATGTGGTTTTGATCTGGGGAGGAGCAGGTGGACTCGGAGCCATGGCAATCCAGATCGTAAAAGCCGCAGGCGGGATCCCGATCGCAGTAGTGTCTTCCGATGATAAGATCGATTTCTGTAAGAAGCTTGGCGCTGCCGGAGTCATCAACAGAAACAACTTCAAACATTGGGGAGCTCTCACTTCGGATATCAACAAGCCTGAAGTATTTGTAGAATGGACCAAGCAAGCCCGTGAATTCGGAAAAGCAATCTGGGACATCGCAGGCAAAGGAAACAATCCTAAGATCGTATTCGAACATCCGGGTGAGACCACGATCCCTACTTCCGTATTCGTTTGCGAAACCGGAGGAATGGTTGTGATCTGCGCAGGAACCACTGGCTATAATGCAACTGTGGATCTAAGATATCTTTGGATGCGTCAAAAACGTCTGCAAGGATCTCACTTCGCAAACGACGAAAACGCAGCTGGCCTGAACCAACTCGTGATCGACAAGAAGGTAGATCCTGCTCTCTCTCATACGTACAAGTTTGAAGAGACTGCACAGGCTCACCAATTGATGAAAGAAAACAAACACCCTTCAGGAAACATGAGTATCCTTGTAGGTGCGGACAAACTTGGCCTAGGCAAAAAGTAA
- a CDS encoding tetratricopeptide repeat protein, producing MSFSLPTNSRFIPLIQAISIFALILSCDGAKEEPTILEIRDLLDSGHISESVEKAKSKLLKTGKTDQVHYLRGWMSYLRKDDPAAEKEYKLCLKENPASIDCLRGIAQIRNHQKEYKKAESDFKKALTVAEALKDKEYTSMLMTDLGNLFLSQDLRKDALDWYSKSISAKPEGSAYYGMGLVYLLNRDKVSSILYLKKGIETEYRDSIIQAETYYLLAKLQNDFEKNPRAAAESAKKAFELFPAMEKYSKSWEQYAKAAGSK from the coding sequence ATGAGCTTTAGTCTTCCTACAAATTCACGTTTTATCCCACTAATACAAGCGATCAGCATTTTTGCTCTTATCCTATCCTGCGATGGGGCTAAAGAAGAGCCTACTATTTTAGAAATTCGAGATCTATTGGACTCGGGTCATATCTCCGAGTCGGTAGAAAAGGCGAAGAGTAAATTACTTAAGACGGGCAAGACGGATCAGGTCCATTATCTTCGAGGATGGATGTCGTATCTTCGCAAAGACGATCCCGCCGCGGAAAAAGAATATAAGCTTTGCTTAAAAGAGAATCCTGCTTCTATCGACTGCTTGCGAGGGATCGCTCAGATCAGGAATCATCAGAAGGAATATAAAAAGGCAGAGTCCGACTTTAAGAAGGCTCTTACAGTAGCCGAGGCCTTAAAAGATAAGGAATATACCTCTATGCTCATGACAGATCTGGGAAATCTTTTCTTATCTCAGGATCTGAGAAAGGACGCTCTGGACTGGTATTCTAAATCGATCTCCGCCAAACCGGAAGGTTCCGCTTATTATGGAATGGGACTCGTATATCTACTGAATCGAGATAAGGTTTCTTCTATTTTATATTTGAAGAAGGGAATAGAAACTGAATATAGGGATTCTATCATTCAGGCAGAAACATATTACCTTCTTGCAAAATTACAAAATGATTTCGAAAAAAATCCTCGGGCCGCTGCCGAATCCGCAAAAAAGGCATTCGAATTATTTCCGGCCATGGAGAAATACTCCAAATCCTGGGAACAATATGCGAAAGCAGCCGGTTCTAAATAA